A genome region from Setaria italica strain Yugu1 chromosome III, Setaria_italica_v2.0, whole genome shotgun sequence includes the following:
- the LOC101755645 gene encoding late embryogenesis abundant protein Lea14-A-like — translation MASEHAEPKQKQSLMDKAKEFVVDKIAHIPKPEASLDSVSFKSMSRECITLHSNVNISNPYDHRLPICEVTYTLKCAGKVVASGTMPDPGWIAASDSTKLEIPAKVPYDFLISIVKDVGRDWDIDYELQVGLTIDLPIVGKFTIPLSTSGEFKLPTIKDMLFSRTPSEAS, via the exons ATGGCGAGCGAGCACGCGGAGCCGAAGCAGAAGCAGAGCCTGATGGATAAGGCCAAGGAGTTCGTGGTGGACAAGATCGCGCACATCCCCAAGCCGGAGGCGTCGCTGGACAGCGTCTCCTTCAAGAGCATGAGCCGCGAGTGCATCACCCTGCACAGCAACGTCAACATCTCCAACCCCTACGACCACCGCCTCCCCATCTGCGAGGTCACCTACACCCTCAAGTGCGCCGGAAA GGTCGTTGCGTCCGGCACCATGCCCGACCCCGGCTGGATCGCCGCCAGCGACAGCACCAAGCTGGAGATCCCGGCCAAGGTGCCCTACGACTTCCTGATCTCGATCGTCAAGGACGTGGGCAGGGACTGGGACATCGACTACGAGCTCCAGGTGGGGCTCACCATCGACCTCCCCATCGTCGGCAAGTTCACCATCCCGCTCTCCACCAGCGGCGAGTTCAAGCTCCCAACCATCAAGGACATGCTGTTCAGTCGCACCCCATCAGAGGCGAGCTAA
- the LOC101756046 gene encoding WRKY transcription factor 22: MEFSNDWDLQAVVRSCGTAACSGSGSEAAPPPRREEDRRVVLVGRAAVAAAPEFLVGRPVRPPAALGDLDYLDLEHELPRAPFSITPSSERGPLDHEVLLSFPAASTSGQQLLQPRKQPGRKPGVRTPRPKRSKKSQLKKVVCEVPVADGGVSTDLWAWRKYGQKPIKGSPYPRGYYKCSSLKACMARKLVERSPAKPGVLVVTYIAEHCHAVPTMLNALAGTTRHRPASPDGDGHQASHGASDEASAGRREEDSADASSMTVDGGGGAETADDENEPWQQADMALDDYPLDLDDLLGPFEDGFDRFFEDDDGVLERRVSL, translated from the exons atGGAGTTCTCCAACGACTGGGACCTGCAGGCCGTCGTGCGGAGCTGCGGCACGGCTGCGTGTAGCGGCAGCGGCTCGgaagcagcgccaccgccgcggcgtgAGGAGGATCGACGGGTAGTTCTCGTCGGCCGtgctgcggtggcggcggccccgGAATTCCTCGTCGGGAGGCCggtgcggccgccggcggcgttgGGCGACCTGGACTACTTGGACTTGGAACACGAGCTGCCGCGGGCGCCGTTCTCGATCACGCCTTCCAGTGAGCGGGGGCCGCTCGACCACGAGGTGCTCCTCTCTTTCCCGGCCGCCTCGACGTCCGGGCAGCAGCTCCTGCAACCGAGGAAGCAGCCCGGCCGCAAGCCGGGAGTCCGCACTCCCAGGCCTAAAAGAAG CAAGAAGAGCCAGCTGAAGAAAGTGGTGTGCGAGGTGCCGGTGGCCGACGGCGGCGTGTCCACGGACCTGTGGGCATGGCGCAAGTACGGCCAGAAGCCCATCAAGGGCTCGCCGTATCCACG GGGGTACTACAAGTGCAGCAGCCTCAAGGCGTGCATGGCGCGGAAGCTGGTGGAGCGCAGCCCGGCCAAGCCCGGGGTGCTCGTCGTCACCTACATCGCGGAGCACTGCCACGCCGTGCCGACGATGCTCAACGCGCTGGCCGGGACCACGCGGCACAGGCCGGCGTcgcccgacggcgacggccaccAGGCGTCCCACGGCGCGTCGGACGAGGCGTCCGCCGGCAGGCGCGAGGAGGACAGCGCCGACGCGTCCTCCATGACcgtggacggaggcggcggcgcggagacgGCCGACGACGAGAACGAGCCGTGGCAGCAGGCGGATATGGCGCTGGACGACTATCCGTTGGATTTGGACGATTTGCTGGGGCCGTTTGAGGACGGCTTCGATCGGTTcttcgaggacgacgacggtgttCTTGAACGCCGGGTGTCACTGTAG
- the LOC101779714 gene encoding uncharacterized protein LOC101779714, translated as MDKSRHDKAGGRGVGVGGRLRQRLAQILLHSSCATTSTTAFVGVASTNAAAATVVTNNAAASRQEPPPPRCAHEPQPKLVNGRCQRRHRRRSSRALVHISIDCSARSVGAAVLPSPVPAARGAGAVKSGTRRKGDGSRRISSPLYSWSSSSDTDGELAPFSSDGERGQATDTRSTLFSSHSFSSDTTADFYSATGPSTRPRRHRNPPPRRAAPPPRRAPRPPDVFRPPASAAGKVQHDKEKDKKLADRKNGGDAVAAAGSTAVVKRSHDPYADFRSSMVEMVAGRRLRGADALSELLVWYLSLNSPRHHPAILAAFEDVWEAVLGSEP; from the coding sequence ATGGACAAGAGCCGCCACGACaaggccggcggccgcggcgtgggCGTCGGCGGCCGGCTGAGGCAGCGGCTCGCGCAGATCCTCCTCCACTCGTCctgcgccaccacctccacgaccgccttcgtcggcgtcgccAGCACCAATGCCGCGGCGGCCACCGTCGTCACCAATAACGCCGCGGCCTCGCGCCAAGAACCACCACCTCCTCGGTGCGCCCACGAGCCACAGCCCAAACTCGTCAACGGCAGGTGCcagcgtcgccaccgccgccgcagctcgcGGGCGCTTGTTCACATCTCCATCGACTGCTCCGCGCGCTCGGTCGGCGCGGCAGTCTTGCCTtcgccggtgccggcggcgaggggcgccggcgccgttaAGAGCGGCACGCGCAGGAAGGGCGATGGCAGTAGGCGCATCAGCTCGCCGCTGTACAGTTGGTCGTCGTCCTCCGACACCGACGGCGAGCTGGCGCCGTTCAGCAGTGACGGGGAGAGGGGCCAGGCGACCGACACGAGGTCGACGCTCTTCTCGTCCCACAGCTTCTCCTCCGACACCACCGCGGACTTCTACAGCGCCACGGGCCCCAGCACCAGACCAAGGCGGCACAGGAacccgcctcctcgccgcgcagcgccgccgccgaggcgcgcGCCCAGGCCCCCCGACGTGTTCCGGCCGCCGGCATCCGCGGCGGGCAAGGTCCAGCACGACAAGGAGAAGGATAAGAAGCTGGCGGACCGCAAGAACGGAGGCGACGCCGTGGCGGCCGCGGGCAGCACGGCGGTAGTGAAGCGGTCGCACGACCCGTACGCCGACTTCCGGAGCTCGAtggtggagatggtggccgGGCGGCGCCTCCGCGGCGCGGACGCGCTGAGCGAGCTCCTGGTGTGGTACCTGTCCCTGAACTCGCCGCGGCACCACCCGGCCATCCTCGCCGCCTTCGAGGACGTCTGGGAGGCCGTCCTGGGCAGCGAGCcctga